The DNA segment AGGGGGCGGCAGCCGGGGCACTTGGCCCTCGCCCGAGCTTCGGACCTGTTGGTATTTCTACTCGATCAACCCTGGCCTGGGGCCCTGGCCTCTGCCAGGAGCCTGAGAAACGGCTAGAGCCGCACAGACTGCGGGGCGCCGCGcgaccccctcccccatccttaaGGCCGACAATAGACTGGGCGGCCCAGTGGGTGCTGGGAGGCCTTGAACTTTAGGAGGCCCGGGTTTAAACGGTTCGTCTTCGTTAGTATCAGAGGCAATGAGTGTGTGCGAGGTGGCGCGGGTGGGGGAGAAATCCCCAAGTCTTAAAAAGTAAGGACAATAAAACCGCGAAAGTTCAGTCTGCGTGTGTAAGGAAGACCAGTGTGCTCCTTCCAACCTTGCTGTCTATTTTTCACGAGCTAGGACCTCTAGTCTTCGTTGTCCAGGCACGTACTGTGTAGATCAGGCGGGCATCGAACtcgagatctgccttcctctgcgggattaaaggcatgagacaCCATGTCTGGCTCCTAccctgcttttttaaaaaatctcaaatATTAAAGCTAGGGAGCCTTTTGGAGCTTTTTGATGGGGGAAAAAATTCTTTTTGGCCTGGCTTGTGTCAGCCATCGCTTGGCtatgaaattcttccttgccgtTCCCattttacagtttttaaaattacagttaagGAGTCAAAAGTAAACTGTTGCCTTTTCTCTGTGGTAGTGAGCTTAGGTTACAGGATTTATACTGTAGCTTGTATGTTTCACGGTACCTACGCAGTTAAGCCTACGCAGTTAATAGTGTCTCAGCTCTGTTTTTTACTCAACGTCCTTTTCCTTGATCATTGCATTTCTCTAGGTAGCTGTTTCTTGAATATCTTAGTTAACTAATTTTTTCCTCCCTTGCCATCTGTTCTTTGAGAGGCTTGCATACTTTGGGCTCCTGTTTTAAGTGCTTCCTGGTTTTACTAGTTGTGGCTTCCCTTTTAATGTTTTGAGCACTGTTTTTGGATGCTGGGATGTAAGtaagctcccccaccccctttagctctttcctgaaaattctccaaaactgattttAATATATTTGCTTAGCTATCATTCTTCAGGTAGTGTGGGAGGCTTTTTGTAAGAAATGGTGGAAGTATGAGTGAGTGGTTAGAAGGACTTTTAGAAGTTTTTTTGCAAAGGACACAAGATGAGAAAACAATATAAGCCCCAGATTAAAGGAGGaaaggattgttttttttttttttttcccaagactaTTAAGAGTGGTTGTTGGAAGATACTACAGAAACATTAGATTTTTTTGGCTGTAAAAAGGTTTTGCATTTCTTAGATTTAGCCTTATCTCATATTCTTGACTCTACTAGATTTACCTTTCTTGCTTTTAGTTTTCTCTTGTGTTAGCTGTTGAGATTGAGTAGGACTTCGGTTAGGCTTGAGGGGATGGCATGGGACAAAAGAACATCTGGGTGTTTGCTttacaacatttttctttttcacactTTGGTCACAtatccccatccccactcccagactagttttttttctgtgtagtcctgatttttctggaacttgctatatatacCAGATTGGCCTAGGACtcaagatccacctgtctttgcctcccaagttctggtgCTAAAGGCAATGCCACCAGAGCCTGGCAATTAAATGCCGGCATTGATATGATACTACTTCAAGAATTTTAGTccatctctcctccatctcttccatCTGCTTTTACTAACCTCTActttatcctgtgtgtgtgtatggggatgtgtgggtgtggtgtgtgttttgatgctagttttcttttccatgtttgagaatttattttgaagaaaatgtgttggaggaaaaaagtaaaacataTATAGTGAGGAGGGAATAGAGATTGAGTACTACAGTCCAAAAAACTGGAACTTGGGAGTTCTTAGTACTGCTGAGCTTGGAACAACAGGAAAAGTTAGAACCTTACAGGATAAGTGTTAAATTGAAGAAAAGCAGGACTTAGAAAAAATGAAGTGCCAGAACAGGgatggattgattgattgattgaaagTCAACAATTTTACATTAAAGATATGGAATTTGAACATTTCTGGGTACTtttagagaaagaatgaaaacagttGGAGCAGAGAAAGAATTTGTGTTCAGGTTGAGTTGAAAACAGGCAATATTTAACAAGAGCAGGCCAGACTTGGAGGAGCTACAAGTCATGTGAAAAACCTTACTGAGAAGGAAActacaataataaaatcactgTAGTCAGTAGGAGCTATGAGTATTTGGAATCAAAAAGATGGCTCATCTTCCCCATGTGAAGTATAAGCTTACATATCCATGATTTCTGTGTTTTTGATGTGCATGCTTGCCTGTAGTTTGGGTATGAGACTGTATAGACACTTGGTTTATGTTAACTAGCCAGTTTACCTATTTAGATACCTAGGACTGTTTAATCCATTTTGTGTTTGTTCAAGTtagcttaaatatttattttcttggaggaGACTTTGAAAATGGACTTGGGCTTTTATTAGGTGATACTGATCATGGTGTTTGTTGTGCTATTTGGAGGACTTGGTTACCAGTAGCTGCATTCAGAGTGTTTGGTGAAGATACTGTTTGTGTGTATTGTGGCCAAAGAATGAAGGGATAGTGTGGAGAGAAACTGGATTCTTGTTTTTTTAGAGTAGCGAAAGGGAAATATAAGTACAAAGAATGGCTTAGAATTTGAAAGTACATTGTGAGAAAGGGCTTAAAAGTAGATGGTGAGTGGAAAGGATGAAGTGTGGGGAGGATAAAGGGAGGGATTTGTTTGTTGACtagtgcaatgaggaaacctcattTTGCTAGTGGAGATTCAGTGTGAGACTATGTGTTGAATTAAGGACTTAAGTAAgagagccagggatgtgggagatGTGGTAAGTAGTTAGATTGGAGGTAGGAGCCTGACTGGTGTCTCCCCGCTCCCCCTCAGGAGCGGtggtgccccctgggcacagggccATGTACAACGGGATCGGGCTGCCGACGCCCCGGGGCAGCGGCACCAACGGCTACGTTCAGCGCAACCTGTCCCTGGTTCGGGGCCGCCGTGGTGAGCGGCCTGACTacaagggagaggaggaactgCGGCGCCTGGAGGCTGCCCTGGTGAAGCGACCTAATCCTGACATCCTGGACCACGAGCGCAAGCGGCGCGTGGAGCTGCGATGCCTCGAGCTGGAGGAGATGATGGAAGAGCAGGGGTGAGGGAATGGGTGGGGAGAAGCCAAGCACTGATTGAGTGCTTAGTTTGGGTGTTAGGTGGGATGTGTGGAAAGAAACTAGAGCTGGTTGAAAGAGTCTTAAAGAGGAGTTtgtaagggagaaagaaaatgagcTTTTGAAGAATTGAGGCATGGGTCAGTGCATAGTTAGACGTCAGTGAAACTGGAGTAGTAATAGCACGTAAGAGGGTCTGAATTATTTAGCTGGATTTATGAAGGGGAAGGGGGACATGAATGAACAAAAATGTGCTGTGCGGGAAAGGATAAGTTGTAGAACAGCTAGGTAACCTGATAAGTGTTGTTATTGGTAGGAAGAGAAAAGTAGGTGGATTTTGAAGGATTGCGGCTGTGGAAGGTGGTAAAGGCAGAAGATCGGAATTGAAAGGGAATTTGAGTAGAGGATATTATGAGTTGTCAGAGAAGTGAAGTTTTGGAAAAGGAGCACATTAAGGGAGAAAACtgtttagagcagtggttttcaaacTTGAGCAGTGGTATCCTTTTATACATTTTGTCTTCCTTGAAGTCCCAGGAAATAAAAAGATCTATTGTTGAAGTTGGAAAGGAGCACTGGGAACTCCACCAGCAAGCCGTCCTCTCTTGGCACCTGAATTGTAGCATGTTTAAAATCCACTGTTCTAGAGAGCATAGTGTAGAGAAGGAAGGAGTGTTGTGGAGAAAGATCAGGAAAACTTAAACTATTCGAGTAATAGTACAAAGTACTGTGTGCATGGAGAAGGAAAAAGGACTACCCTGTTGGAAAAGGAAGCAACTAAAAACTGGGACTTGGGAAAACTCTGGTCATGCTCTAACCTTGAAGGGATTTATCCTTCAGGTACGAAGAACAGCAAATTCAGGAAAAAGTGGCGACCTTTCGACTCATGTTGCTGGAAAAGGATGTGAACCCTGGGGGCAAAGAAGAAACCCCAGGGCAGAGGCCAGTGTGAGTTGTTTCTTTGGGATCTATGCAGTAACAACTACTGCTGACCTTTCTCTTTACCTGGGTGGGACTCAGTTTTGCCTTCATCTTCCTTAGTCCCTAGCCTAGCTGTTTTTGACTCCTTCTCAGAACTAAATTCTGAATtagggctctgtcctttgttcTCTCCAGGGTAACTGAGACCCATCAGTTGGCAGAACTGAATGAGAAGAAGAATGAACGACTCCGTGCTGCCTTTGGTATCAGTGATTCCTATGTGGATGGCAGTTCTTTTGATCCTCAGCGACGTGCTCGAGAAGCTAAGCAAACGGCTCCTGAGCCTCCCAAACCATACAGGTACTCAGGAGAGAACCTTAATCTGCTTCCTAGTTAATTATTAGTCTATTATGTATTATTGCTAGAAGACTATTTCTaaactttattaatttatttgtttgttttttgagccaGTCTCAACTATGTAACTCTGGTTGTCACTGGAACTATGTAAAACAGGTTGAcctaaaatcacagagatctgcctctgcctcctaactgTTGATATTAATGACATTTCCTTTGCCTTGACTCCTGGCTTATTTCCATACTTttagattttgttatttttgagcccttttttttttttttaagccatatGTGAGTCTCTTGCTTATATGTATGCTTTTGTGCTGTGTCCCtggtgcccctggaggccagaagagggcattgaatcccttggcactagagttacagatggttcagAGTCGCCTTAGTGCTGGGAATGGACCCCTGGAAAAAGCAGCTGGTTCCCTTTACTGCTtatccatctcttcagctcctattttctttttcttttaggaaGAATTATTTAAGCTGGGtgttgtggtgcacacctttgatcccagtactccaGGCAGATActagtggatctctgagtttcagtaCAGTCggggttacatagtaagaccctgtttcaaaacaataataaaactaCGTGACACATGACTTTTAGTCTCAGCATTTCgggggcagaggcaagaggatatTTGTGAGTTGAGGTCACCTTGCTCTGTAATAggtagttctaggacagtcagggctttctatatagtgagacctaccttgaaacacacacagaagcacacccAGGACTTACATCTCCCCCTCAAGACAAatttctctttgtagtcctggctgtcttagaactcactgtatagaacAGGCGGGCCTTAAACTCAAgaaattcacctgtctctgcctcccaagtactgggatcaaaggcatcagattccatttaGAAGTTTGCATTGGTACTAGAATCTCTTTGCCTTTTCTCAGTCTTGTTCGAGAGACCAGCAGTTCTCGATCACCAACTCCaaagcaaaagaagaagaaaaagaagaaagatagaGGACGGTAAGTTGGTTGGAAAGTTATACTAGTATCCAGGGGGAACCGCCTGTTTTCGGGACTTCTAGATGTTGAATTTGCTTTCAGATAGCAGAGAATCAAATTGCAGTGTTAGTTGAAGAGGACAAAAATTACTTTTCAGGTTTCAGCTGGAAGGAATGTGTGTACTTAGTGGGAAATGATTGACTATATGTAgcccagccaaaaaaaaaaaggtagcaaTATTTTGGATttgaattttatgttttttgaTTGAATGCAGAAGTGAATTAAGAGTAGCTGTTgatgcttttggtttttttctggTGCTTTTGAAGCATTTTTGAGAATTGTAGGTATGATAACCAAAAGGCAGTCAAATAGAATGATTTTTGCTTCTGAACCCATTTTAGCAGGTCAGAGAGCAGTTCTCCTCGAcgggaaaggaagaagagttcaaagaagaagaaacacaggTATGAGATAAaaagttctttttgttgttttgttttttaaaatgacagGGTTTCTGCATAACTTTGGTTTTCCTAGAATTCAAAATATAGACCAACTTTAATTTGTCAGAAATCTGTCTACCTCTGGTGATTAAAGAAATGCGCCACCACCTCTGGCTAAGGTGGAAGTTCTTGGGAGTGATTGGAGGTAGCTTTTAAGGGGAAGGGTAGGTGTGAGTTActaattttctctatttttcataAATAGGTCAGAATCTGAGTCCAAGAAACGAAAACACAGGTAAGAAAGCTCTTAGGGGCGATAAAGAGTGGCACATGGGAGTGGTGAGTTACTGTGTGATGACTTCATTTTACTCTATTTTTGGTCTATAAGATGTGTCCATCTCCCCTAAACTCCCCTTTGTTTTTAGTAGAGCACAATTTTTAACCTACTTGTTATCAAATAATACTTGGTCCATCTTTAACCTATTTGTTATCAATAATAATTGGGCTGTTATTTCCAGTTCACTTCAGATTCAGATTTTactactattttaaaaatactttttaagcaacatcTCCTTCTTTTCTAGGTCTCCTACTCCAAAGAGCAAACGTAAAtcaaaagacaagaaaaggaaacgGTAAGTGTATttggaagaaatagaaaaatgactCCCTTGTGGGGCAAGGGTTGAAATCAgttgtgccagggttggggatttagcccagtggtagagcgcttgccctgggttcggtcttcaactccagaaaggggaaaaaaagaaatcagttctGCCATCGATTGACTGATAGAGAGATGGGTTGttgaagaggaaaactcagaaacTAAAACTGAGTGGGTTctttggatcaggatgtaaaggcCCTTCCTACCAAAACCAGAGTTTTATCCCCTGGGACTTCTGTAGTGGAAGACAGAATGAACTCCTGTAACTCGTCTTCTGACTTTTACAGACTTACTCAAACtgaatgtaattttaaagatttacttattatatgactatactatagctgtcttcagacaccagaagagggtattggatctcattacagatggttgtgagccaccatgtggttgcttggaattgaactcaggacctctggaagagcagtcagtgctttttatccactgagccatcccaccagcctataattaaaaaaaaattttttttaaagacttccttatttattttatgtatgtgagtacactgtagctgtcttcacacaccagaagagggcatcagatcccattacagatggttgtgagccaccatgtggttgctgggatttgaactcaggacctctggaagagcggtcagtgctcttaacccctgagccatctctccagccctaaaaaaaTATGTTTGACAGAGGGTCTTTTTATATAGTTCTATTATAGAACCCACACTGTAGATGAAGCTGACCTCACCTCTCAGAGATTGAcatgactctgcctcccaagtcctgagattaaaggcaggaCCTACTATGCCCAGccaattttttaagaaaagatttacttatttattatatataagtacactgtagctgtcttcagacacaccagaagagggcatcagatcccattacagatagttgtgagctgtcatgtggttgctgggatttgaactcaggacctctggaagagcagtcagtgctcctaaccactgagccatctctccagctcgccaatttttttttttttttaaaaagaaattagtttGGAGAATTCATGATAGGTATGACAGTCTCCTGAGCTTTGTGGTGGTTTTCCTTCAGGTCTCGAAGTACAACACCAGCTCCTAAGAGCCGTCGAGCACATCGGTCAACTTCTGCtgactctgcttcttcctccGATACATCTCGTAGTCGGTAAGGGGTGGTccaggaggaatggagggagagggaatgaTGGGTTaatcaatttaatatttattgagcGCCCACGGTGTGCTAGGCGCTGCACAGACCATTCCGAAGACACGGTCCCTGCCCTCTAGGAGCTGACAGGCTAAAGCAACAGGATGGACAGACATATACATTTCcccttgtcttttttattttattttatttttatttttgtttgttatgaTGTATATGGACTACCAGAATAGGGCGGGGGTGGTTTGGTGGTGTCTGGGGGAGGAAGGAGTCCTTACCCTGGCTTCCTTAATCGGGGAAGGCTTCCTGAAGGAGGTGGGCTCAGAGGTGAGTTATGAATGAAGTGGGTAGGGAAGGGCCTGGGTGGAGGGTTTGGGTATGTTGGAGGGTGGGGAATAATGGGGTAGAGGGACTTAAATTATTTGGGATTATATTGGGAAGAGATAGAACAACAAAAGAGGACTCATTTGCATCTTTGAAAATGAATTTTCATGTGACaaaaaaggttttttgtttgttttgttggttttttgttttgctttttgtgttttttgttttcatttgttttttgtttttggaaagaaGGTTTTACATATAGGAAAGTGGATTGCcagctgggggtggagggggttTTCTGTTCTTCCTTGAGCTGATTTTCCTGGTCTCCCCTGCCCTTCATTAACTCACAGGTCTCGAAGTGCTGCTGCTAAAATTCATACAACATCCTTGACTGGGCAAAGTCCTCCCCTTGCTTCAGGGCATCAAGGGGAGGTAGATGCACCTAGTGAACCAGGTGCCACCAACATACAACAGCCTAGTAGCCCAGATCCCTCTACAAAGCAATCTAGCAGTCCTTATGAAGACAAAGATAAGAAGGAGGTATGTTCTGAGTTCGTTGGGTTGCAGGGTTTTACTCAGGGTTGCACCTTAAATGGGCAAGTGTTGTAAATAGTGTAGAGTAGCTTATTAAGAAGAAATCTTATCCTTTAGATTGTGGTCAGGTTCAGAGATCAAGGTTGGCAAGCAGCTATAGAAggcagtaagtgtgtgtgtgagtgggttgGGTGGTGGTTTCAGAGAAGCATACCGATAATATAAGCAAATATGAAGATTTTTGGACAGTTTTCAAAGAAGATAGAATGAGAGAAAGGAGAATTCTCTGGGTTAGAACTCAGCAATGTGGATAAGTTTAGTGGTGCATGATGTCCATCTGTAAATATTCTATAAACAACTGCTGAGAAATATTTGATTCCTCATTCAGTTACCAAGTCCTTTTACATACCTGCAAGTACTTAAGAGGACCTACTAAATTGTGAAGTCTTCAGAAAAACTTCAGTGGATATTAGTAGGTTTTATATCAGTAATTTGTTTATATTCATACAGCGAtacaaaaggttttatttttttttgaaaccagaacatttattttatgactaTTAAAATCCTTAAGATGAACTGGATGCTACAACAGCTAAAGTGGCCCTCTTGGGTTGATGTGTTATTCCTTCTAGGAATCCATGTCTGAATCTATGACAGTTTTAGGCACGGTAGTGCTTTGTCTCTAATTCTTGAATCCAGTTAAACTTCCTCTTGCACTTGGCAGAGTAGCCACATTTGCCACGGGTCAACTTCTGAAGGTGGTGGTATGCGCCTTACAGCTACAGGAGCGGCACAATGTGTTTGTCTAATTGTGACACTCTATAAAGGatgatgttttcttttgttatctTGCCTCTGCCcaacaaaagatttttttaaaaatattttaactttattaaagtatatatttccttttttatgcTTGTCATCAGTTATTAAATTTTTCAATCCTTAGACATGTTGCCACCAACATAAAAACATGAAGGAATTATCTTTTTAGTAGTTCCTGTTTTATATCTTCTAGATCTGTGGCTGATTGTTTCTACTAGATTCAGTAATTAGTGTAACTTAATATCTCCCATGTTGTGGCTTATTTAAAGATAAGTTACAAGTTGATCATTTCAGAAAACTTAGCTGCTTGCTATAATGCTTTGGTGTTTTCTGTAATTAAGGTGGTTTTATGGTTTGGCCTTATTTGTGTAAGACCTTAGTAAattaatttttgtgtgtatgtatgaagggAAGGCGTATGTTATGTGtgcttggaggtcagaggacttatgtatgtgttctgtggattgaacTCTGGTTAGCAGGCTTATGTTGCAAGTGCCATCTCATTGGCTGTTGgtcagtatttttgtttttgagacagggtcttacacaGGCCCTGGCTGTGCTGCAATTCACtacatagttcaggctggccttgaaatcacagagttccacctgcctctgcctccggagtactggaattaaatgcatatatatggTCATGCCAGGCCCCTCTTGGAAAATTTTGACATAAACCATACTCTTTAAAACCTTGTGcccatttctgatattttaaCTTAAGTCAGTCCCCATATTCAGGTATAAAGTTATTGTCACCCAAGgtgctttctctttttgtttaattatatcTTTTTTGGGTGGTGTGGTAGTATTCATTTGTA comes from the Rattus norvegicus strain BN/NHsdMcwi chromosome 10, GRCr8, whole genome shotgun sequence genome and includes:
- the Srrm2 gene encoding serine/arginine repetitive matrix protein 2 isoform X6, with protein sequence MYNGIGLPTPRGSGTNGYVQRNLSLVRGRRGERPDYKGEEELRRLEAALVKRPNPDILDHERKRRVELRCLELEEMMEEQGYEEQQIQEKVATFRLMLLEKDVNPGGKEETPGQRPVVTETHQLAELNEKKNERLRAAFGISDSYVDGSSFDPQRRAREAKQTAPEPPKPYSLVRETSSSRSPTPKQKKKKKKKDRGRRSESSSPRRERKKSSKKKKHRSESESKKRKHRSPTPKSKRKSKDKKRKRSRSTTPAPKSRRAHRSTSADSASSSDTSRSRRCTDHSEDTVPAL